One genomic segment of Bacteroides caccae includes these proteins:
- a CDS encoding TIM-barrel domain-containing protein — MIKNHSFCLRKLRFIAVFLLFYPISLLSIQASEKSDMSNVVSNTAQQTSGILSVKKVNPTTVDVLFSNNQRRTIDFYGENIFRVFQDNSGGIIRDPEAKPEAQILVDQPRRQVSNLAIDEKDGIITLATGKVRVELNKQTGLMKVINLGTNACVIDETAPVVFEPKKVTVTLKEQPDEYFYGGGVQNGRFSHKGKVIAIENQNSWTDGGVASPTPFYWSTNGYGMMWYTFKKGEYDFGATEKNVVKLSHNSSYLDIFYMVNDGAVALLNDFYQLTGNPVLLPKFGFYEGHLNAYNRDYWKEDEKGILFEDGKRYKESQKDNGGIKESLNGEKNNYQFSARAVIDRYKSHDMPLGWLLPNDGYGAGYGQTETLDGNIANLKSLGDYARQNGVEIGLWTQSDLHPKEGVSALLQRDIVKEVRDAGVRVLKTDVAWVGAGYSFGLNGVADVGRIMPYYGNDARPFIISLDGWAGTQRYAGIWSGDQTGGVWEYIRFHIPTYIGSGLSGQPNICSDMDGIFGGKNETVNIRDFQWKTFSPMQLNMDGWGANEKYPHALGEPATSINRMFLKLKSELMPYTYSFAKEAVDGMPLIRAMFLDYPSAYTHGTATQYQYMYGTDFLVAPVYQKTQADEKGNDIRDGIYLPAGSWIDYFSGEKYEGNCILNNFDTPIWKLPVFVKNGSIIPMTNPHNNVSEIDKSLRIYEFYPNGHTETIEYDDDGVTEAYRRNKSVSTLIESDVNDKKNRLTITIHPTAGNFDGFVKDKKTELRINVTEKPKKLVAKVNKKTVKLMEVTTAEDFLKGENVYWYEATPNLNKFATKGSEFEKVVITKNPQLRVKLASADITVSQVVLNVDGFRFAPADRYRVTTGTLTMPQNAQVTEENREAYTLKPTWDKVANADFYEIEFDGMLYTTIRNTYLLFEGLNAETPYSFKVRAVNKDGVSDWATIQVTTKANPLEFAIHGIEGESTAASQGGFGVNRLFDFAESGDNWHTKYRVNAMPLDLIIDLKTVNQLDKFHYLPRTDAGNGTLLKGTVYYSMDKEHWTEAGAFDWKRNGDVKIFSFESRPTARYIKLAVTEGVGNYGSGRELYVFKVPGTASYLQGDINNDGKIDRNDLTSYMNYTGLRRGDSDYEGYISKGDINMNDLIDAYDISVVATQLEGGVGRKDTLKVSGSLSISTPKRLYQKDEIVEIRVKGNDLKAVNALSFALPYDQNDFEFVGVEPLNMKAMENLTYDRLHTNGVKSLYPTFVNIGKQEALNGSEELFVLKLKAKRKVKFELTLKDGILVDKELRMHQF, encoded by the coding sequence ATGATTAAAAACCACTCTTTCTGTTTGCGAAAACTTAGATTTATCGCAGTGTTTTTACTCTTTTATCCGATTTCACTTCTTTCCATACAAGCATCTGAAAAGTCCGATATGAGTAATGTCGTTTCGAACACGGCTCAACAGACCTCGGGTATTCTTAGTGTGAAGAAAGTAAATCCGACAACAGTCGATGTGTTATTCTCCAATAATCAGCGGAGGACAATTGATTTTTACGGAGAGAATATCTTCCGTGTATTTCAGGATAATTCGGGAGGAATCATCCGTGACCCGGAAGCAAAACCTGAGGCACAGATACTTGTAGACCAGCCTCGTCGTCAAGTATCCAATCTGGCAATAGATGAAAAGGACGGCATTATAACATTGGCTACCGGAAAAGTCCGGGTCGAACTGAATAAACAGACAGGGCTGATGAAGGTCATCAATCTGGGAACAAATGCCTGTGTCATTGATGAAACTGCTCCTGTGGTATTCGAACCGAAGAAAGTAACTGTTACTTTGAAAGAGCAGCCGGATGAGTACTTCTATGGTGGCGGCGTACAGAACGGACGCTTCTCTCATAAAGGCAAAGTCATTGCTATCGAGAATCAGAATAGCTGGACCGACGGCGGCGTAGCATCCCCTACCCCTTTCTATTGGTCGACAAACGGCTACGGAATGATGTGGTATACATTTAAAAAAGGTGAGTATGACTTTGGCGCAACGGAAAAAAATGTTGTGAAACTATCTCACAATTCTTCCTACCTTGATATTTTTTATATGGTTAACGATGGAGCCGTTGCGTTGCTGAACGACTTCTATCAACTGACGGGAAATCCTGTTTTACTCCCCAAATTTGGTTTTTACGAAGGACATTTGAATGCCTACAACCGTGACTATTGGAAAGAAGATGAAAAAGGAATTCTTTTTGAAGATGGAAAACGCTACAAAGAAAGTCAGAAAGACAATGGTGGTATCAAAGAATCTCTGAACGGTGAAAAGAACAACTATCAGTTCTCCGCTCGTGCAGTGATCGACCGCTATAAGAGCCATGACATGCCCCTCGGCTGGCTGCTTCCCAACGACGGTTACGGTGCAGGATACGGACAGACCGAAACGCTGGACGGTAACATTGCCAACTTGAAAAGTCTGGGAGATTATGCCCGTCAAAACGGAGTGGAGATCGGACTTTGGACACAGTCAGACTTGCATCCGAAGGAAGGCGTAAGTGCTTTGCTGCAACGTGATATTGTGAAAGAGGTTCGTGATGCAGGCGTGCGTGTACTGAAAACAGACGTAGCGTGGGTAGGTGCCGGATACTCCTTCGGGTTGAACGGTGTGGCTGACGTAGGCCGTATTATGCCTTACTATGGAAATGATGCACGTCCTTTCATTATCTCTTTGGACGGTTGGGCAGGCACACAACGTTATGCCGGAATTTGGTCGGGCGACCAGACAGGCGGTGTGTGGGAATATATTCGTTTCCATATCCCTACTTATATAGGCTCCGGCCTTTCCGGTCAACCGAATATTTGTTCGGACATGGACGGAATCTTCGGTGGCAAGAATGAAACAGTCAATATACGTGATTTTCAATGGAAAACATTTAGTCCGATGCAATTGAATATGGACGGCTGGGGCGCCAATGAGAAGTACCCCCATGCTTTAGGCGAACCGGCCACATCCATAAACCGGATGTTCTTGAAGTTGAAATCCGAATTGATGCCTTACACATATAGTTTTGCCAAAGAGGCGGTAGACGGAATGCCTCTTATCCGTGCGATGTTCCTGGATTATCCCAGTGCTTATACGCATGGAACGGCTACCCAGTACCAGTATATGTATGGTACGGATTTCCTTGTAGCTCCCGTTTATCAGAAAACCCAGGCTGATGAGAAAGGCAATGATATCCGCGACGGTATTTATCTGCCCGCCGGCTCCTGGATTGATTATTTCAGTGGCGAGAAGTACGAAGGTAACTGTATTCTCAACAACTTCGATACTCCTATCTGGAAACTTCCCGTATTTGTGAAGAATGGCTCTATCATTCCGATGACCAACCCTCATAATAACGTTAGCGAGATAGACAAGTCTCTGCGTATTTATGAGTTCTACCCGAACGGGCACACTGAAACCATAGAGTATGATGATGACGGTGTAACGGAAGCTTACCGCCGGAATAAATCAGTATCTACCCTGATTGAATCGGACGTAAACGACAAGAAGAACCGTCTTACTATCACCATTCATCCGACAGCCGGAAACTTTGACGGTTTTGTGAAGGATAAAAAGACGGAATTGCGTATCAATGTTACCGAAAAACCGAAGAAACTTGTCGCTAAGGTGAACAAGAAAACGGTGAAACTTATGGAAGTAACTACGGCCGAAGATTTCCTGAAAGGCGAGAACGTCTACTGGTATGAAGCTACTCCCAACCTGAATAAATTCGCTACTAAAGGCAGTGAATTTGAGAAAGTGGTCATTACAAAGAATCCGCAACTACGCGTTAAACTGGCTTCTGCCGACATTACGGTCAGTCAGGTTGTGCTGAACGTAGACGGTTTCCGTTTTGCGCCTGCCGATCGTTACCGTGTGACTACCGGTACTTTGACCATGCCGCAGAATGCACAAGTGACCGAAGAAAACCGCGAAGCATACACCTTGAAACCGACATGGGATAAGGTCGCTAATGCAGATTTCTATGAAATCGAATTCGACGGTATGCTTTATACGACTATCCGCAATACTTATTTATTGTTTGAAGGGCTGAATGCAGAAACTCCGTACTCTTTCAAAGTACGTGCTGTCAATAAAGACGGCGTTTCCGACTGGGCAACTATTCAGGTAACGACGAAGGCCAATCCGTTGGAATTTGCTATTCACGGAATCGAAGGTGAATCAACTGCCGCTTCTCAGGGAGGATTCGGAGTGAACCGTTTGTTCGACTTTGCCGAATCGGGAGACAACTGGCATACGAAGTACCGTGTGAATGCAATGCCGCTTGATCTGATTATCGACCTCAAGACGGTGAACCAACTGGATAAGTTCCACTACTTGCCGCGTACTGATGCCGGTAACGGTACATTATTGAAAGGTACGGTATATTATAGCATGGATAAGGAACATTGGACGGAAGCGGGTGCATTCGATTGGAAACGCAACGGTGATGTGAAGATATTCAGCTTCGAGTCCCGTCCTACTGCACGCTATATCAAACTTGCCGTTACGGAAGGTGTAGGAAATTACGGTTCCGGCCGCGAATTGTACGTATTCAAAGTGCCTGGAACAGCCAGCTACTTGCAGGGAGATATCAACAATGACGGTAAGATCGACCGCAACGACTTGACTTCTTATATGAATTACACGGGCTTGCGCCGTGGAGATTCTGATTATGAAGGATATATCAGCAAAGGGGATATAAACATGAATGATCTGATAGACGCTTACGATATCAGCGTGGTAGCTACTCAGCTCGAAGGTGGTGTCGGTAGAAAAGATACGCTTAAAGTATCGGGCTCTTTATCAATCAGCACCCCGAAACGCCTCTATCAGAAGGATGAAATCGTTGAAATCCGCGTGAAGGGTAATGACCTGAAAGCTGTGAATGCACTTAGCTTTGCATTGCCTTACGATCAGAATGACTTTGAGTTCGTTGGTGTAGAGCCGCTGAATATGAAAGCAATGGAAAACCTGACTTACGACCGCTTGCATACCAATGGAGTGAAATCGCTCTATCCTACGTTTGTCAATATAGGAAAGCAGGAAGCATTGAATGGTTCGGAAGAATTGTTTGTCCTGAAGCTGAAAGCGAAACGTAAAGTGAAGTTTGAATTGACTTTGAAAGACGGAATATTGGTTGATAAGGAACTGAGAATGCATCAATTCTAG
- a CDS encoding GNAT family N-acetyltransferase, translating into MECRIRRWRIEDANDIAETLNNKKVLDNLRDGIPFPYTVEDAKEFIQAMNVADPETTFSFAITVDDKAIGSIAAFRQSNIHSKTAEVGYYIAEPYWGKGLGTSAIRQICEYIFRNTDIIRLFAEPFAHNIGSCRILEKSGFQLEGTLRKNAVKNGVVVDMKMYSILNCDKA; encoded by the coding sequence ATGGAATGTAGAATACGTCGGTGGCGGATAGAAGATGCCAATGACATTGCAGAGACGCTGAATAACAAGAAAGTGCTTGATAATTTGAGAGACGGCATTCCTTTCCCCTATACGGTGGAGGATGCGAAAGAGTTCATACAAGCGATGAATGTTGCCGATCCGGAAACTACTTTTTCATTTGCCATTACTGTAGATGACAAGGCAATAGGAAGTATAGCCGCGTTCCGTCAGAGCAATATACATTCGAAAACGGCTGAAGTAGGTTATTATATTGCAGAACCCTATTGGGGAAAAGGACTTGGAACGAGTGCCATCAGACAGATATGTGAGTATATCTTTCGCAATACCGATATCATCCGGCTCTTTGCGGAGCCTTTCGCACATAATATCGGCTCTTGTCGTATCCTTGAGAAAAGCGGCTTTCAGTTGGAGGGAACGCTGAGAAAGAATGCGGTGAAGAATGGCGTCGTTGTGGATATGAAGATGTATTCAATCCTGAATTGTGATAAGGCATAA
- a CDS encoding SulP family inorganic anion transporter, translated as MKLFEFKPKLVSCLKNYSKETFMADLMAGIIVGIVALPLAIAFGIASGVSPEKGIITAIIAGFIISLMGGSKVQIGGPTGAFIVIIYGIIQQYGEAGLIVATLMAGVLLVLLGVFKLGAVIKFIPYPIIVGFTSGIAVTIFTTQIADIFGLSFGEEKVPGDFVGKWMIYFRHFDTVNWWNTIVSVVSIIIIAITPKFSKKIPGSLIAIVVVTAAVYLMKTFGGIDCIQTIGDRFTIKSELPDAVVPALDWEAIRELFPVAITIAVLGAIESLLSATVADGVIGDRHDSNTELIAQGAANIVAPLFGGIPATGAIARTMTNINNGGKTPIAGIIHAVILLLILLFLMPLAQYIPMACLAGVLVIVSYNMSGWRVFKALLKNPKSDVTVLLITFFLTVIFDLTVAIEVGLIIACVLFMKRVMETTEISVITDEIDPNKESDIAVHEENLIIPKGVEVYEINGPYFFGIATKFEDTMAQLGDRPKVRIIRMRKVPFIDSTGIHNLTVLCEMSQKEKTTVILSGVNDKVHKVLEKSGFYELLGKENICPNINIALERAESIVK; from the coding sequence ATGAAGCTATTTGAATTTAAACCCAAGCTGGTTTCTTGTCTGAAGAATTACTCGAAAGAAACGTTTATGGCGGACCTAATGGCCGGCATCATCGTAGGTATCGTGGCACTTCCATTGGCTATCGCCTTCGGTATCGCCTCGGGAGTATCGCCCGAAAAAGGTATTATCACCGCTATCATCGCCGGATTTATCATCTCCCTAATGGGAGGTAGCAAAGTCCAGATCGGCGGCCCGACAGGTGCTTTCATCGTTATCATCTACGGCATTATCCAGCAATACGGTGAAGCCGGACTGATTGTAGCCACGCTCATGGCAGGTGTACTGCTTGTATTACTGGGAGTCTTCAAACTCGGTGCAGTCATCAAGTTTATCCCTTATCCTATCATTGTCGGATTTACCAGCGGTATCGCCGTTACTATTTTCACTACCCAGATTGCCGATATTTTCGGTTTATCTTTTGGAGAGGAGAAAGTGCCGGGAGATTTCGTCGGGAAGTGGATGATTTATTTCCGTCACTTCGATACGGTCAACTGGTGGAACACTATCGTGAGCGTTGTCAGCATTATTATCATCGCCATTACCCCCAAGTTCTCAAAAAAAATTCCCGGCTCACTGATAGCAATTGTCGTTGTCACTGCTGCCGTCTATCTGATGAAAACCTTCGGAGGAATCGACTGCATCCAGACGATAGGAGACCGTTTCACTATCAAATCGGAATTGCCTGACGCTGTCGTGCCCGCCCTAGACTGGGAAGCTATCAGGGAATTATTTCCGGTAGCTATCACGATTGCCGTATTAGGAGCTATCGAATCATTGCTGTCCGCCACGGTAGCCGACGGTGTGATTGGCGACCGCCACGATTCCAACACAGAGCTTATCGCGCAAGGCGCGGCAAATATCGTAGCCCCTCTGTTCGGAGGTATCCCCGCTACCGGAGCTATCGCCCGTACCATGACGAACATCAACAACGGTGGCAAGACACCGATAGCCGGAATTATTCATGCAGTAATCCTGCTCCTGATTCTGCTTTTCCTGATGCCGCTGGCACAATACATCCCCATGGCATGCCTTGCCGGCGTGTTAGTCATTGTATCTTATAACATGAGCGGCTGGCGCGTATTCAAGGCTTTACTGAAAAACCCGAAATCAGACGTCACTGTGTTGCTTATCACTTTCTTCCTTACGGTCATTTTCGATTTAACCGTTGCTATCGAAGTAGGATTAATCATTGCCTGCGTTCTCTTTATGAAACGCGTAATGGAGACAACCGAAATCTCTGTCATCACCGACGAGATTGACCCGAACAAAGAATCGGACATTGCCGTGCACGAAGAGAACCTCATCATCCCGAAAGGCGTAGAGGTATATGAGATCAACGGCCCCTATTTCTTCGGTATCGCTACAAAGTTTGAAGACACCATGGCACAACTGGGAGACCGCCCGAAAGTACGTATCATCCGTATGAGAAAAGTTCCGTTCATTGACTCCACAGGCATACACAACCTGACCGTGCTTTGTGAAATGTCGCAGAAAGAAAAAACAACTGTTATCCTTTCCGGAGTAAATGATAAGGTACATAAAGTGCTGGAGAAATCCGGCTTCTATGAACTGCTGGGAAAAGAAAACATCTGCCCGAACATAAATATAGCGTTGGAAAGAGCGGAAAGCATTGTGAAATAG
- the rbr gene encoding rubrerythrin — protein MAKSIKGTQTEKNLLTSFAGESQARMRYTYFASVAKKEGYEQISAIFTETADQEKEHAKRMFKFLEGGMVEITASYPAGVIGTTLENLRAAAAGEHEEWSLDYPHFADVAEQEGFPMIAAMYRNISIAEKGHEERYLAFVNNIENMTVFAKEGEVVWQCRNCGYITVGKEAPEVCPACLHPQAYFEVKKENY, from the coding sequence ATGGCTAAAAGTATTAAAGGAACTCAGACAGAGAAGAATCTGTTGACTTCATTTGCAGGAGAATCACAAGCAAGAATGCGTTACACTTATTTCGCAAGTGTGGCTAAAAAGGAAGGTTACGAACAGATTTCTGCTATCTTCACTGAAACGGCTGATCAGGAAAAAGAACATGCAAAACGTATGTTTAAGTTTCTGGAAGGTGGTATGGTTGAAATTACTGCCAGCTATCCGGCCGGTGTAATCGGTACTACACTCGAAAATCTTCGCGCTGCCGCTGCCGGCGAGCATGAAGAATGGTCACTGGATTATCCCCACTTCGCAGATGTAGCAGAACAGGAAGGTTTCCCGATGATTGCTGCTATGTACCGCAACATCTCTATCGCTGAAAAAGGTCACGAAGAAAGATATCTGGCTTTCGTGAACAATATCGAAAATATGACTGTATTCGCTAAAGAAGGCGAAGTGGTATGGCAATGCCGTAACTGCGGTTACATCACCGTAGGTAAGGAAGCTCCTGAAGTTTGTCCGGCTTGCCTGCATCCGCAAGCATATTTCGAAGTGAAGAAAGAAAACTATTAA